A portion of the Chryseobacterium tructae genome contains these proteins:
- a CDS encoding 3-phosphoshikimate 1-carboxyvinyltransferase, which translates to MKKLEKSTLIGNKTVQISGSKSISNRLLILESLFSNIKIGNLSNSQDTQLLKKALSEVTDVVDIHHAGTAMRFLTSYYSIQEGKTTILTGSGRMKERPIKNLVNALKDLGADIEYLENEGFPPLKIAGKKITQTSVNVPANISSQFITSLLLIAGKLENGLEIHLVGEVTSRSYIEMTLDILTRFGIKNSFEGNTIKVEPFSLDNESSVKAYEVESDWSSASYFYSICALGRETLHLKSFYKESTQGDSAIAKIYEDFFGIKTTFLEAEHQLTLEPQPDFVFPEKIILDMNNCPDIAQTLCVTAAALKIPFEISGLGTLRVKETDRLQALYNELKKLGTETEITDLTIESVSFGEPEEHISIKTYQDHRMAMSFAPYCLIGELTIEDEDVVEKSYPMFWEDLASVMTK; encoded by the coding sequence ATGAAGAAGCTAGAAAAATCAACATTAATAGGAAATAAAACAGTACAGATCAGCGGTTCGAAAAGTATTTCGAATCGTTTATTGATTCTGGAAAGTCTGTTTAGTAATATAAAAATCGGAAATTTATCCAACTCTCAGGATACGCAATTGCTGAAGAAGGCATTATCTGAAGTTACAGATGTAGTGGACATTCACCATGCGGGAACAGCCATGCGTTTTCTTACCTCTTATTATTCTATTCAAGAGGGAAAAACAACTATTCTTACGGGCTCTGGAAGAATGAAGGAAAGACCCATCAAAAATCTGGTAAATGCTCTGAAAGATCTTGGTGCTGATATCGAATATTTGGAAAATGAAGGTTTTCCACCTTTAAAAATTGCAGGAAAGAAAATTACGCAGACTTCGGTAAATGTTCCTGCCAATATTTCCAGTCAGTTCATTACTTCGCTGCTTCTTATCGCGGGAAAGCTTGAAAACGGATTGGAAATTCATCTTGTAGGAGAAGTGACTTCAAGATCTTATATTGAAATGACGCTTGATATCCTAACAAGATTCGGGATCAAAAATAGCTTTGAAGGAAATACCATTAAAGTAGAACCATTCAGCCTAGATAATGAATCTTCAGTAAAGGCTTATGAAGTGGAAAGCGACTGGAGCTCTGCCTCCTACTTCTACTCGATCTGTGCTTTGGGAAGAGAAACCCTTCATCTGAAAAGTTTCTACAAGGAATCTACTCAGGGAGATTCTGCGATTGCAAAAATCTATGAAGACTTTTTTGGAATTAAAACAACTTTCCTGGAAGCGGAACATCAACTGACCCTAGAACCTCAGCCTGATTTTGTTTTCCCGGAAAAAATCATCCTGGATATGAACAATTGCCCGGATATCGCACAGACACTTTGTGTAACAGCCGCCGCATTAAAAATTCCTTTTGAAATTTCAGGACTGGGAACATTAAGAGTAAAAGAAACAGACCGACTTCAAGCCTTATATAATGAGCTTAAAAAACTAGGCACTGAAACGGAGATTACTGATTTAACCATTGAATCTGTAAGTTTCGGAGAACCTGAAGAGCATATTTCAATCAAAACGTATCAAGATCACAGGATGGCGATGAGTTTTGCTCCTTATTGTCTGATTGGAGAGCTTACTATTGAAGACGAAGATGTAGTGGAAAAATCTTACCCAATGTTCTGGGAAGATCTTGCCAGCGTAATGACGAAATAA
- a CDS encoding nucleotide pyrophosphohydrolase, with translation MEITQLQQQVDEWIKTIGVRYFNELTNMAMLTEEVGEVARIIARRYGEQSEKESDKNKDLGEELADVLFVTLCLANQTGVNLQDAFDRKMKIKTDRDKDRHQNNEKLK, from the coding sequence ATGGAAATTACTCAGTTACAACAGCAGGTTGACGAATGGATCAAAACCATCGGTGTAAGATACTTTAATGAACTGACCAATATGGCGATGCTTACTGAAGAAGTAGGTGAAGTCGCAAGAATCATCGCGAGAAGATATGGCGAACAGAGCGAGAAGGAAAGTGATAAAAATAAGGATCTTGGCGAAGAACTGGCAGATGTACTTTTTGTAACATTATGCCTGGCCAATCAAACCGGAGTGAATCTGCAGGATGCCTTTGACAGAAAAATGAAGATCAAGACGGATCGTGATAAGGATCGTCATCAGAATAATGAAAAATTAAAATAA